The DNA sequence ttttttattgaaatcgttgccttttaaaaaaattttttttactgaaatttggcagcgatttttaagaatttttttttctaaaatcgCTACTTTGGAGtgattttcgaatttttttttaatggagtaACGGCGTCAGAAAAAAATCGCTATGTCGAGAgtgatttttctcttttgattaaaaaaagttgtgtacccttttaaaatttttggcaattttttttgccctttaggcTCCAGACTCGTGAATATGTTATATGAATTTATCAAGCTGAAAAGTAATCGGTGTTAGTCAAATCCTGATAAAATTTGTGTATATATGTTAGAACGAAAaagacaatattatttttttaatcaaaagcCATCTTTAGGGTTGGGGGGTTAGGCATGAGCCCTACCTTGTATGTTGAATAAATTAGGAGGACACAACAAAATACATTAGCAAGAGAGATATGATGTCTAACCTCTCCAAAAAGATTAGAATGTTATAGACATGTCCATAATTATGTAGTTTAATATCAACATCTTGCTATTGGCATGAAGTTTAAATTTACAGgggaaattcaaatatataCCAACTAAAGGGATCCCCTCTTGAATATTCTTTAGGCTATGAATTAAAAAGCCAAGAGAAATTAGCTTAAAACACATGCATGATCATGAAAAATCTCATGGTTCTTTTTTTTCCCTCACTTGGAAAGCTAGAAATTTTCTGTTTGTCCATGTTTAGAAAGCCTCGCACTAGTTGAGGGATGTTGTCGCTGGATGGATATACCCACGTGCTTTGTAAGCTCAAGTTAGCTAGCTTGTATGCAACCTGATTTGCTTCCCTATAACAATGGTTAATATACCAATCTATACCTTGAAGAGTTGCTTGAATCCTCTTGATTAAAGGCGCTAACCGCCAAGAAATTTTATAGACGTCTGTAATGCAAGATAGTAGCATTAAAGAGTCAGTTTCCAGTTGAGGTCGAGAAACTCCATTAAGCTTGCACCAATCAACGCCATATAATAGTGCCTTTGTCTCTGCCCCATAAATTGTACAAAGAATGCTATAATGAGTTTGCCTTCCCAATTTATGACTATGCCTCCACAACCACATTTATCCGCTTCCATTACTATTGAGCTTATAGACACAAGTGATGGGCGGTGTCCAGGAGACAAGTTTACAGACTTTATTCACAATTTTCTTATCTGTAGCCAACAAAATCATTCTAGGAGAGAGTTTCTGAACTGCTGCTTCACAGACAACAAAACATTCTGACAAATTAGATGCATTATTTTAGGGAGAAACAATGTTTTGCTTACCATACACATTGTTGCATCTGCTCTTCCCAAATAATATGGTTTGGGatgattttaataataatagttGTAATGCTATTACAAAAGTGATGACTCCCACCAATTGGATAAGAGAGATATCAGGGAGTTAGCATTTCTTCTAATTCCAAAGGTGGAGCAATAGTGATTCCATAAAGCCTTTACCAGTGTACCATTATagaaaggcataatacataaattggatcttaaacttggcttcaacttTTAAGTATGATCTctaactttcatagtgcacaagtaggcactttaactatccaattCTTAAACTAAAAAACACGCGAATCCAACAGCCAAATTGTGTGATATACAAACGCTCCTACGTGGCTTATtgagccactcaatggctgccacgtaattaaaaaattacacgtattttataattaaaaaaaagaagaaattaaaatacaaaagggTAGGGTCGTATTTTCTTTTCCCAATTTGCTCGATTTTCACTCAACATCAGCGGAGCCCTAGCCCTAATTTCTTTGCAAATCAAAGTAAAATTGTGAAGATTTgtggtcaaagttcttatctTTTGGATGTTTATGTGTTGTTCTTCCTCAATTTAGTTTGGTTATGTTAATTTTTGCTTTTTGAAAGTTTATTTTTGGTAGAAGCTGTCACCATGAATgtaaattcacttttttttataccTGAATTATTTGCAGATCAAGAAATCTTCATTATAGCTCTTTTTAcacaatgacaaaaaaaattagaagccaTTACATAAAAAACGACCAGAAATTAtgcacaaaaagagaaaaaaagcttGAGTACTAGaattaggaagaagaagaagaaaaatgggattttgatttgaaaaaaataaagatatatttaaaagggattcattaagggtaaaattgtcatttccatttttttttactgttgtggGCCTCGAAAAATACCCCTGACGCGCCTGAATTGCGTATCAATCACGCGTTATGCCAGGTTGGATTCacgtgtttttttgtttaagaattgGATAGTtgaagtgcctacttgtgcactttGAAAGTTAGAGGTCATACTTAAAATtcgaagccaagtttagggtccaatttTGTATTATGCCTTATAGAAAACATGATCAGTGCGTGTCTTCTGATTGTTGAATCCGAAAAGGAAACTTTAAAAGAAACCTCTTTGAGCCATATTTTGGTCCAGGGTGATCTTTCCTGTCTAGTAGATCTGAAGAAGTTCCAGACACTGCAACATTAAAGGATTTTGAAGTGGTGAGTTTCCAAATAGGAAGGTCATCTTCCTCTTTAAGTTGACATATATGAAGGCTAATGATACGGTTTTTAATAGCATCTGAAACTTCTCCACATGAATTCCAATTCCGGTTACGATCATGAAACATATCTTTGATACCAATTCTGCTAGGCTTAGATCCTTCAGGTAAGAATTTGTAAAGTGCAGCTGATTCACTCCAACTATATCATACCAAATGAGATTTGTCTTCTTCCTATTTTCTAGGAGATATTGAATTTATGGAGCATAGATTTTTTTAGTTGCGAGAGTGAGCCTTGGTACTATTCATGATCACAGGGTGGAACTTAGCACAATACTTGGCCTTCATAAACAAAGTCCAAAGAGAATTTACAGTCCTAAATCTCCACCATTGTTTAACACAGAAAGCTTTACAAATGTCGCTAAGTTTCTTGAAATTAGCTCCACCTCTATGAATGGGAAGGAGAGNGATAATGGAAGCAACAAGTCTGCCTATAAATAGGCTTACTGTAAAAcagaaaatactaaaatctagGTCCACTAAACCACTAACTACTAATTAGCTACTAATCTGCCACAATATCTAAACATGCTAAGATAAAGGAAACTAACTAACAAACTCCTGAAGACTTGGTCAAGTATCTGAATCACTTTTCAACAGCTTTTGTGTTTGTTAATTTGTTGGCCAGAAATATCTTCATAAGCTCTTAGAGttctcatcatcatcttctttaAGGATTTTCTTGTGTGGCTTGTAAATATTATAACATCATCTACAAAATACAAATGGTTAATCTTATacagtaactttttttttcataaaaatatttataataccTTTAGATATTTGTTAAgtcaattataaatataaacacTTGTGAAAAATGTATAACACATAGGTGACTTGGTCATACATGCTAAACTTCGTTTACATCCAAATCCAATTacaaaatattactttttcaaATATGCGATAtaatacaaaaaagaagaagttatatTTGCTTCTCTACTACTGAAAATAAGTCAATACTATTTTTCAGTTGTTATACTTTTCAACAAATATACCTTTACAATAATACTTTAAAGTTACATTTACCCCTCACCCGTTAACATTAGCTATATTTACTCCTACCCTGTTGAAACTTCATTTTCAGCTTTAGAAAGTCACATGCATAAGCTCTTGTTGAACGACAAAATATCATGATAATTGTAATATTTGACATATTTATATAACCAGAATGCGCGAGAGAACTATGGGAATGGAATAAACCTTTATGCGAACAACCTGATGATTGTGGTTGAAATTCACTGCACTACGCTGTTAAACAAGGATTGAGAAAACTCGTTTCCGATATGTTGAAGTGGAAGAAATCCTTAGCCTACGATTGGGCAGGCAGTGAAAATGATTGGACGACGGCATTTCACATTGCAGCCAGTGAAGGTCATAAATCGATGATGCATGAGTTATTAAAACACTGCCCAGATTGTTGGGATATGGTTAATAGCAATGGCCAAAATGTTCTTCATGTTGCCATATTATTGAACGATCACGAAAGGTTTGTCCAGGCGTTATTTAAGTTGAGATTTTGTAATAGCCTTGTTGATAAGGCAGATAATGAGGGCAATACTCCACTCCATTTGCTTGCTGCCTATGGGAACCATGTTCCTGAATCAATATTAGACAATCCTAGAGCAAAGAAGATGACatttaacaaacaaaatcagACTCCACTTGACATAGCATCATCTCGCACTCGGACAATCAGGGGCGGCTCAAACCCGTTGGTGGCCTAAGGCCAAAATCAAACTAGaggccttaaaaaaaaaattaaaaatgtttttattttaaatctatttttctagttttttgagatgcaaagttgttaataatttttgtgttgtcaatctcttctaataattttttttcaatcgaTAATATAGCCAAACCACTTCTAAAATTTATCAAGAGCACctttttgagattttatcaagttatcgacttttctttttctttaaagtTTTGAATGACCGGATTCATATTTTCTTGTTGACATTATTAattctaacaaatattttaaacactatttacaatatcaaataaaaaatataataaacatatgacacaaaacaaaaataatattagaaattaGAATGATATTACCGAATTCAAGAACGATGAAGACTTAATTTCTGAAAATGAATTGGGCTGCTGCAATatatttttctccaaatttaaaatataaactatcaaTAGAACAAGTAAATTCTTAAGCTTTGAATAAGAGAGAGATATAATAttagaaaagagagagagaagaaataaaagagaagaagagaggatgatggaatatataaaaataaaattagaaaaagaataaggtaaaaaaaaacataacttgtacattaaaaaaaaaagtacacaacTTTTTATTGGAAAGGGAAAAAGTAATTGTCATATCTATCCCTTCATTAATGTCATTTGCATTTGTTGTCttaattctaatttatttattttttttagtttaaacctacctaattaactaaaaaatggggcCCCCAATttattgggggcctaaggccaaggacttttttttttaacttaccAGCCGCCCCTGCGGACAATGAGGAAGGTACGTACGTACATTTTAATAATCTCTATGTTTCCTTTTACTTGACACAGagtttataaaataaagaaaaattttgaattacttAGGAGAAATTGGTAGCCGATTTGCGCGGCAATAATGCACGATTGGGACAACGGCGTCGTCACTTCGAGGTAAAACGTCAAACAAAATATAGCATATCAAAGATACATGAGACGAGGAAGGATGATGATGAAGGCAAACGCAAAACTAAGAGAGAAAAATTAGAAATCGATAAAATTATGAAGTCAACTCAAATTCAAGTTGTTGTACCTACTCTAATAATGACAATCACGTTCGCAGCTGGTTTTACATTGCCAGGAGGTTTAGACAACGATGACGGTCCTAATAAAGGGATGGCGATTCTAATTAAGAAAGCAGCATTCCGTGTATTTGTTATTTCTGATGTCCTGGCATTTACATGCTCTGCTGCTGCTATATTCCTCTACTTTACCATGGCAGAGAGCGATGTAGACgttgatgaagaaattaagATCGACTTGGTTGACGTTTTATGGAAGAATTATCGTCTAGCACGTGTTTTGGAACTTTTGGCAATGGGTGCAGTTGTAATGCATTTGTAACTGGTACGTATGCTACTTTAGCAAATTCACTTGCTCTTGCTGTTACTGTTTGTGTCATTGGTTGCTACTTTTTTGGAATCTACGGGTGGAATAGCGCTATTAATGGTGAAGATAACCTGAACTACTAATAGGAGATGAAACTTATTTCCTTCATGTAATTCAAAGACGTGAATGCTACTACTATTTGTTCTATATACCATGATTTTTCCTACTCCTCttgttaattataattgttTCCAAATGAAGTAAATCGATTTGTGATTTATCAATACGTCTATATTTATTCAACAAGACCCAATGCTTGATCATTTCTTTAGAGTTCGATGTTGAAAGTTAAGAGGGTGGGGGGGGATGAATTGAAAATTCCTTCAGTTGATTTCATGTATGGAGCAGTCGACTCACCTGCAAGTTAATAACACAATATATAATAAGTGTAAAGGCAGAATGTAAATAGCACAGAATGCTTTATACTGATTCGAAACACTGATGTGGTGCCTACAtccagtccccttgggtttCCTTTAGAGCTTGAATGGATTTGCGGTTGTACAGAGAGTTTGATCTTTAAATCCAATCTGATGTGCAAATCAGAGTTCCTATTTTGACACAACCTCTACTTGTATAACTTACAATCAGTATCTgtccttctctttttctttttcaattgttCACTCAACGTGTACAAAGCTTTATGAAAGatgaaagaatattacaatataAGTTCAAGTGAAGTTGCGCACTTTTATCTGTTGATCCTGGGGCCTTATTTATATGTTGAGTAGTGCGGTGATCTTTGCTCTAACACGAAAACCCAAAGGAGTTTCTTTCAATCAAGGATTTGTAACGTTTCCTTGATTGAGAATGATTTTTCTTTGATCAGGTTGCATCGTTGTTTCCTCTGCCTTGAAACAGAGTCTGGTTTGGATTTCGATTGCTTGATTTGAATTGCAGTTTAATCTTCCAAGATCATAGTGTGATTTGCCTTGATCTTCTTGTTATCTTGTGATTTGactggttctcgagtgccgaccacgtccaGGATAttggcttgggtcgtgacatatccTCTCAGTGGTACTTCGCCATAATTGACACTTCTGTCAGCTTGATGTTAACAATGGTTTCTCTAGAAAAACCTGAAAGAGGAGGTGTGTTGGAATTATGACCTCCTTAATTCTGTAAAGGAACACGTACTGAATACTTGTTCCTTACTGTTTGCTAGTTGTAGTAAATAATTTCGTAAAATAACAATTGGTTCACAACTTTGTATCATTTATCtcaactccaaacaacacaacgattacataattatgtaatcTACGTAATTATAAACTCTGATTCCTAACTACCTCTTTCAAGGTTCTCAAACTTGCTAGACGTATCCTACACACAACACTCGATTGTAATCAAAACTCTTAACTACAATCTTACAACTTTTTCTCATAAACTCGCAACACTTCCCAAGTAATATACAAAGCCCTCTCAAATACTCTTTGACAGCGTTTTGATGAACTCTCTACGTAAGTGCGCAACTTTCTCCGAAGAAACtattgccctatttatagatttGGACTTGAATCCAAAACCTATTTCAACTAGAAATCCTACTTGTGCTCTGCTTCCTTTTTCCTCTTGAAACTTATAAGCTCACGCGTAGTATTCCTGCTTCGTTTAGAACTCCTTCCTCGACGTGGctatgattaatttattttttgcttattCACGCCGTTTCTACTAGTATTCCTGCTTCACTTAGGACGTATAAATTATGGAAACACTTCGACTGATTCTTTATGACTCGTTCATCACTTTGACGGATTCTTCATGACTCGTTCCTTATTTGCTTTGTCAGACTTTAAAATCCTTATTAAACTAACAAGGTGTACATGGCACAACCTCCAGGGTTCACTAATAATGATAAACCAACTCACATATGTCGGCTGTGCATGACAA is a window from the Solanum stenotomum isolate F172 unplaced genomic scaffold, ASM1918654v1 scaffold35048, whole genome shotgun sequence genome containing:
- the LOC125852413 gene encoding ankyrin repeat-containing protein At5g02620-like — encoded protein: MTDDIGDTAVRSGHVDIVRSLMDLLRNPEHDFPANKVGETPIYLATESGFHDALIEILNIYKEPTYVTGPLNRTPLHAAVIQEHTGLRKLVSDMLKWKKSLAYDWAGSENDWTTAFHIAASEGHKSMMHELLKHCPDCWDMVNSNGQNVLHVAILLNDHERFVQALFKLRFCNSLVDKADNEGNTPLHLLAAYGNHVPESILDNPRAKKMTFNKQNQTPLDIASSRTRTIRGGSNPLVA